In the genome of Arachis stenosperma cultivar V10309 chromosome 6, arast.V10309.gnm1.PFL2, whole genome shotgun sequence, the window atagtaaaaaaaaaatattatcttaaaattaaagcataGCATGCGAGTATAGCCATGTGTGACAATCATGTCCGCAGAAGGTGGTAGTGGAGCCAGCACCATTCATGGGTCATATATAGAAATTAGATTTGCTATATACATATACTTTCAAGTGTCAATTGAAAAATTTAGTAACAGTTTcaacatataaaatttttaaagtgatATCATTGTTgactttataatttttattaattcaaaagaaattaaattctCCTTTTTTCATGTTACAAGATTTCTTAAGAGCTTGATCCAACTTTTATGAATGTAATTAATGTGATAAAAAGAAAACTATGGCATTGAATTGAAAGCAGAGAAGAGAACAGAGTGGCAGAGTGCGCTTTTCATATAACCAAGTTGATTCTATTAGATTTTGTAACAACAGAACAAAGAAACAAgtgcaaataaattaaaggcATGGCTTTCATGTGAAGCATAATCATTAAGCCAGGCATGAAGGATGAGTTGGTTAGTTAGTTGAATCATTTTTTGTTGAGAAGGGAGGCACGCAATTCGGCAACGTCGATCTCCTTGATGTTCTCGGGTTTGTAGTAGCCAGTGACAGGGTCAGGCACCCATGAAACCTTCTCTCCTTTCTCTTCCCCTGAAGAAGAAGACTTCTTGCTTCTGATGGCGCTGGACGCTCCTCCTCCCCTTCTTGCTGCTACGCTTCCTGTTGCCGTCGCAGCGTAGCCACGGGAGGCGGTGAGAGCCTTCGAGATTTGGTTTTGAAGGAGGGATGAGAGAGCCTTGGAGTTAGCGAAAGAGCGTGCCATTTCAAATTCCAAGTAACCGAGGAAAGCTTATAATCTCTCTGAATGAATAAAGAAGGAAGAGAAAAGAAGCTCTCCGCAGTTGTATTGTGATTATTTGAGGGTAGAGGCGTAGAGGGagtgtgtatatatataggGTTCAGAATGAGAAGGGTCCAGGAAAGAGAATAAGGCGCGTCAAATTAACAATGATAAGACGGTAAGACCTGGTCAAAATTGGAACCTGGTAAGTCGTCTGAGGTCAATGAACCAGTGAATGAGCATGAAATGCACTTGCCGACTTGCCTTTCTTATTAGACTTGGTTTTATAAAACTTctacttttcaaaaattatagtatctatatttaataaattaaattaaaaacagtttttaataaatacaaacaataataaatatatttagtaaaataattttttaaaatttaaaatattataataaatattaatataaaaattaaatttaaatattaattaaaaaaatattttttaaaatatttttgtgattaaattatatgtattaaaatatcttttaataaattatttttttagtgattaaattatatttttactaaaatatcttttaaaatattttgtaataattaaattattttttttactaaaataccttttaatatttttttgagtgattaaaaatcaatgcatattattttaatatcaaattaaattttttttgtgagactaatagaaaaatataaaaaaaagttaaactaaACTTGTAAAATCATGTTTAGTAATATGTATTGATATCATGAGATTAACaataaaatttactaaaaaaattgttgttaaaaaaaattttggtaaaattatagtttagtaactaaaaaattattgaaggacatctcaataaaaaataatttaattattaaaaaatattttgaaggatatttgaaaaaattacaatttagtcactagaaaaataatttgttaaagaatattttaataaataaaattttattaaaaaataaatttttacaaaaaaatatttttgtaaaaaataatttattttttcttaacaaataaaaaaattgacaatagttaacaaaaaaatttaaaataaattaattttttaaaaagttatatgatagaaaaatatacattttataaataaaaaatatcattttaacatcttttaaaaaaggaaaatgaaatcttttttttaattaatatatgaaattatattaaattttttaattttaacaaatacaaattatttttaaaacactttactttaaatatttttaaaaacatctttatcttataaaaattataagCATAAGGGCAATAGGGCATAATCTttgtaatttataaaaaaacatTAAGTACTTCTTAAAAAGAAACTAAACGAACTCCTATTTGAGTTCTAGTTCCAGAGAAGGCCGGGCCCCACAACTTGCCTTGTCAATTAGTTCCAGTGCAATGCAACTAATACTAATGCAACATCCGTGAATTACTAGGTATATAAGGTAGTAGAGTCATCCACTTGCATCCCAATTCGTTTCTATCGCAATCGTGCTTTCCTCTTACATTCATGTGCATGAACCACCGAAAGCCTGCCTACCCAGCTAATAGCCACTTATAACGGCAAAATTCGCAATTGTCACCATCCATCTATACACGTTCTTAGAACCTTCTCAATAATTCTCATCTCTGCTCATCGTTACTAGAAGCAAAACCCCTTTTACACGCACTTATTAGTTTCCAGTTCTGCGcgtcaaaatcaaaataaatgataaaaaccGCATACAAAAAATCTAGAATCATCGAATAATAAAAGGTATAAAATAATCAAACAATTTGACCGCGTCGACATCACAAGTTTCATATTAGTAGGCTATATTAGTAGGCTATTAGCTTGCATTCTCTGTGATACAAAagtcaaattataatttataatagttACGCATCCCAAGTTGGGTTTAACGTGAGTTCGTAATTGGACTCATATTGGGCCAACAAAACgtaatataataaaaatccaGTTAGGGAGGCCCATATGACCCGGGTGGAAAAGCCCAGTGGTTTTGTTACTCAGCTTGGTTGTTGTGTTGGCTATTCATGGTGGCTTCGAGCACCGTCTCCGGCAGCGGCTCTAGCCTTAGGGTTTTACCATCTTCGCTCCTCACTTTCTTTTCCATCGGAAACAATCGAAATCGCAGGTGAAACAAAATGTCTGAACCCAATGCGATCGCTGAAATCCCTCAGAACATGACCATCTACATCAACAACCTTAACGAAAAGATTAAGCTTGATGGTACCTCACCTTCTATTCTGTTTTTGCACTTTTCATTCACGCATTTCCACTCTTTGTtcgatttcaatttcaattttccttcttttttcttgttcccttcagAGTTGAAGAAGTCGTTGCATGCTGTTTTCTCTCAGTTCGGGAAGATACTGGAAGTGCTAGCGTTCAAGACTCTGAAGCACAAGGGTCAAGCTTGGGTGGTGTTTGAGGATGTTAATTCTGCTTCCAATGCTCTTAGACAAATGCAAGGTTTTCCCTTCTACGATAAGCCAATGGTACCAGCTTCTTCCTTCAGTTCagctttgattttttttttcttattttggtATATTTCGGTTTGTTACCTGTACTGAGTGCGTAGCTGTAATTTTCGTTTGATTCGCTTCTGAACTTTTGATTTTACTGTTTGGCGTGCTTCGGAATTCTGAGAGCACTTTTGGAAATACTATACACTAGATTATTCATTCAATTTGCATGACATTGCTCATCCCTTGTGATGAGTGGCAATATTGGCTATCAGTTTTGTTATTTAATCAGTAGAAGCAGTTCCCTAAACCAATTAGGAAGAGCTTTAATTGGACCAGCCCTGTATCTTAGAAAGAAATAATCCATGACACTGAGAAAAATTGATGCTAAGAAATGGCCGAGTACAGTATATCAATATTTGTTCTGTAGGTATCTCAGCTATCATAATTTACTAGGAGTCTAGTCAGTGGTTTACCATTTTAAAATAAACCAACACTAGGGTTTGGGGCCTTGTAGATAAATCCTATTCACTTTCAGTCCCAAAGGAATGTTATcacaattaattttattaaacaaGCCTCCATGAAAAGTTCATGAATCAAATCTGATTTTAGATTCATCTAGCAACAGATGAATATATTTCTGTTAGTGGTTATATAGTGAATTTCTCGCTCAAATGCCATAAAAAACTATTTGCTGATCATGTATCAGTTTGTCTTGGAATTTATCTTGAGAAATGGATATTATCGAAATTACACATggcattaaaaaaaagattgttttgttgttttctttgtgGAAAATGAAACAAATTTGTTCAAGCAACttgcatgttcttttacttCACCTCCTTAGTTTCTGCTGCTGATTTAGATACGTTATAGTTTACTCTGTTCCTGTCAATGTTTTAGAACTTATTCTTCTGCAAGAAATTGAAATATTTCAACGTATGCAGAAAATACAGTATGCAAAGACTAAATCAGATATAATAGCAAAAGCTGATGGTACCTTTGTCCCGAGAGAAAAACGGAAGAGGCATGATGACAAAGGTACAACACTCTCCTAGTTCTCTATTATGTTTTATGGATATTATATACTTTAATTTTGAAACTTTATGGCCGTAAAAACCTAAATTTAAAACTCAGGCATCTAAATGTAGTTATTAAATTTCACAAAATAGTGAacctttttttaaaaagaaaccTAAAAAATAAGCAAAGAACTGGATTCCTCTAGTTTTGACTTCTGAGAAATTGGGATGGATCAAAGCGTTTGCTGACAAGCTTGTGTAAAATTTGGCCATAGCAGTTTGTATATGCACAGTCAAGAGTTGCATTTAGATGCGGAAggaatttttatgaaaatgaCTCTGATACATTATGATGCAGGCAAAAAACGGAAGGACCATGTTGATCCTGGTTTAGCTGGAATGGGCGTAAATCCAGCATATgctggtgcctatggtgcagcTCCTGCTGTAAgtttcctcactttcttgtttattttttagtCAATGATCATGTAAAAAACCTACTAGTTTTCTAGTGACTAGTTTCACCTCAATTTACCAATTTCATTCGTGGTGTGAAACTAGCTGCATGATTTCTAAGACTAGAATATGGGTTGGTCATGTTTTGTAGAAAATTGAACCGAATCAGGAAAATTTTCTTCTTTGGTTTTCCTGGAAAATATATTGTTGGTTAAAGTGGGAGGAAAGAGATTATTGTCATTGCTTGAAAGTCAGAAGAGATGACATGCTGAAGCATGAACAATGTGTTTCATTGTGTTCCTGATCACCATGTCTACTTAGTtggttttacttttattttatactcTTTTTTCTAATATTGCTACTATCCCAGGTATCGTATCCAGGTGGTGCAAAATCTATGGTACCCGAGGCTCCTGCCCCACCAAACAATATTCTCTTCATTCAAAATCTACCCAATGAGACAACTCCCATGATGCTGCAAATGCTCTTTCTTCAATATCCTGGTTTCAAGGAAGTTAGGATGGTGGAAGCGAAGCCAGGAATTGCATTTGTGGAATATGGAGATGAGATGCAATCAACTGTAGCAATGCAGGCCCTACAAGGTTTCAAGATAACACCACATAACCCGATGTTGATAACTTATGCCAAGAAATAGATTAGCGGTTTCTTCAACTTGTGGTGTGAAAATGGCGTCTTATATCTTCAAAGTAGAATTGTTAATTCATCTCATACGTTATGTATCTGCATAATTGATGTTTACCCTAGGCAGCCATGTTTCTTGTATGATTGTAGTTAGGGTG includes:
- the LOC130936805 gene encoding U1 small nuclear ribonucleoprotein A; this translates as MSEPNAIAEIPQNMTIYINNLNEKIKLDELKKSLHAVFSQFGKILEVLAFKTLKHKGQAWVVFEDVNSASNALRQMQGFPFYDKPMKIQYAKTKSDIIAKADGTFVPREKRKRHDDKGKKRKDHVDPGLAGMGVNPAYAGAYGAAPAVSYPGGAKSMVPEAPAPPNNILFIQNLPNETTPMMLQMLFLQYPGFKEVRMVEAKPGIAFVEYGDEMQSTVAMQALQGFKITPHNPMLITYAKK
- the LOC130936021 gene encoding indole-3-acetic acid-induced protein ARG2-like; protein product: MARSFANSKALSSLLQNQISKALTASRGYAATATGSVAARRGGGASSAIRSKKSSSSGEEKGEKVSWVPDPVTGYYKPENIKEIDVAELRASLLNKK